One window from the genome of Streptomyces sp. WZ-12 encodes:
- the nuoE gene encoding NADH-quinone oxidoreductase subunit NuoE, with the protein MNATPAPKDVQLGMPQLPAPDYPADVKARLAADAREVIARYPDSRSALLPLLHLVQAEEDHVTRTGIRFCAEQLGLTTAEVTAVATFYSMYRRESGGDYQVGVCTNTLCAVMGGDAIFEDLKQYLGVDNGGTTEDGKVTLEHIECNAACDFAPVVMVNWEFFDNQTPGSARKLVDDLRAGRTVEPTRGAPLCTFKETARILAGFPDERPGAVAATGGAGPASLVGLRLARGETPGHADHVVAPRATADRPSDGAGAPPDAPDAGAPPRGDGAAGPHHEEGK; encoded by the coding sequence GTGAACGCCACTCCGGCACCCAAGGACGTCCAACTGGGGATGCCCCAGCTTCCGGCCCCCGACTACCCGGCCGACGTCAAGGCCCGGCTGGCGGCCGATGCGCGGGAGGTGATCGCCCGCTACCCCGATTCCCGTTCGGCGCTGCTGCCGCTGCTCCACCTCGTCCAGGCCGAGGAGGACCACGTCACCCGCACCGGCATCCGCTTCTGCGCCGAGCAACTCGGGCTCACCACCGCCGAGGTCACCGCCGTGGCGACCTTCTACTCCATGTACCGCCGGGAGTCCGGTGGCGACTATCAGGTCGGGGTCTGTACCAACACCCTGTGCGCGGTGATGGGCGGCGACGCCATCTTCGAGGACCTCAAGCAGTACCTCGGCGTCGACAACGGCGGGACCACCGAGGACGGCAAGGTCACCCTCGAACACATCGAGTGCAACGCGGCCTGCGACTTCGCGCCCGTCGTGATGGTCAACTGGGAGTTCTTCGACAACCAGACGCCCGGCTCGGCCCGGAAGCTGGTCGACGACCTGCGGGCCGGGCGGACCGTCGAGCCCACCCGCGGCGCCCCGCTGTGCACCTTCAAGGAGACCGCGCGGATCCTCGCCGGCTTCCCCGACGAGCGGCCCGGCGCCGTCGCGGCGACCGGCGGCGCCGGCCCCGCCTCGCTGGTCGGGCTCCGCCTGGCCAGGGGCGAGACGCCGGGCCACGCCGATCACGTCGTCGCCCCGCGCGCCACCGCGGACCGCCCGTCCGACGGGGCCGGGGCCCCACCCGACGCCCCGGACGCGGGGGCACCGCCCCGCGGTGACGGGGCCGCCGGCCCGCACCACGAGGAGGGGAAGTGA
- a CDS encoding demethylmenaquinone methyltransferase, whose product MTRASLDKQPHEVAAMFDDVAARYDLTNDVLSLGQARLWRREVDRAVAARPAERVLDLAAGTGTSSLPFAQNGAYVVPCDFSVGMLGEGKKRRPWLPFTAGDGTRLPFADGVFDAVTISFGLRNIQDTDAALAELYRVTKPGGRVVICEFSEPTWAPFRTVYTEYLMRALPPVARAVSSNPEAYVYLAESIRTWPNQPELAARLQGVGWTKVAWRNLTGGIVALHRGVKPQPEEG is encoded by the coding sequence GTGACCCGAGCATCCCTGGACAAGCAGCCGCACGAAGTCGCCGCGATGTTCGACGACGTGGCGGCGCGGTACGACCTCACCAACGACGTGCTCTCGCTGGGCCAGGCGCGGCTCTGGCGCAGGGAGGTGGACCGCGCGGTGGCCGCGCGGCCCGCGGAGCGGGTGCTCGATCTCGCGGCCGGGACCGGTACCTCCTCGCTGCCGTTCGCGCAGAACGGGGCGTACGTCGTGCCGTGCGACTTCTCGGTCGGGATGTTGGGGGAGGGCAAGAAGCGGCGCCCGTGGCTGCCGTTCACGGCGGGGGACGGGACTCGGCTGCCGTTCGCGGACGGGGTGTTCGACGCCGTCACGATCTCCTTCGGGCTGCGGAACATCCAGGACACCGATGCGGCGCTCGCCGAGCTGTACCGCGTCACCAAGCCCGGTGGGCGGGTGGTGATCTGTGAGTTCAGCGAGCCGACCTGGGCGCCGTTCCGGACCGTCTACACCGAGTACCTGATGCGGGCGCTGCCGCCGGTCGCCCGTGCGGTCAGCAGCAACCCGGAGGCGTACGTCTACCTCGCGGAGTCCATCCGCACGTGGCCCAACCAACCCGAGTTGGCCGCCCGGCTCCAGGGCGTGGGCTGGACCAAGGTCGCCTGGCGCAATCTGACCGGCGGGATCGTGGCGTTGCACCGGGGCGTCAAGCCGCAGCCCGAGGAAGGCTGA
- the mqnC gene encoding cyclic dehypoxanthinyl futalosine synthase, translating into MTENADLQSVLDRAAQGGRITPEEALDLYRSAPLHALGQAADAVRRRRYAGTEHIATYIIERNINYTNVCVTACKFCAFYAAPKDTKKGWTRDLDDILRRCAETVELGGTQIMFQGGHHPDYGVEYYEKHFAAIKKDFPQLVIHSLGASEVEHMARISGVSIEEAIQRIHAAGLDSFAGAGAELLPARPRKAIAPLKESGERWLEIMEAAHNLGVESTSTMLMGTGETNAERIEHLRMIRDVQDRTGGFRAFIPYTYQPENNHLKGQTQATLFEYLRMIAIARIFLDNVAHIQGSWLTTGKEIGQLSLHYGADDLGSIMLEENVVSSAGAKHRSNRQEIIDLIRKAGRVPAQRATTYEHLVVHDDPANDPVDDRVVSHLSSTAIEGGTAHPELKLIDAN; encoded by the coding sequence GTGACCGAGAACGCCGACCTCCAGTCCGTACTCGACCGCGCCGCACAGGGTGGCCGCATCACCCCCGAGGAGGCGCTCGACCTGTACCGCTCCGCGCCGCTGCACGCGCTGGGCCAAGCCGCCGACGCCGTCCGCCGCCGCCGTTACGCCGGCACGGAGCACATCGCGACGTACATCATCGAGCGCAACATCAACTACACCAACGTCTGCGTGACGGCCTGCAAGTTCTGCGCCTTCTACGCCGCGCCCAAGGACACCAAGAAGGGCTGGACCCGCGACCTCGACGACATCCTGCGGCGCTGCGCGGAGACCGTCGAGCTGGGCGGCACCCAGATCATGTTCCAGGGCGGTCACCACCCGGACTACGGCGTCGAGTACTACGAGAAGCACTTCGCGGCCATCAAGAAGGACTTCCCCCAACTGGTCATCCACTCCCTCGGCGCGTCCGAGGTCGAGCACATGGCCCGGATCTCCGGGGTGAGCATCGAGGAGGCGATCCAGCGGATCCACGCCGCGGGCCTGGACTCCTTCGCCGGCGCCGGCGCGGAGCTCCTCCCCGCGCGCCCCCGCAAGGCCATCGCGCCCCTGAAGGAGTCCGGCGAGCGCTGGTTGGAGATCATGGAGGCGGCGCACAACCTGGGCGTGGAGTCCACGTCCACGATGCTGATGGGCACCGGCGAGACCAACGCCGAGCGCATCGAGCACCTGCGCATGATCCGCGACGTGCAGGACCGGACGGGCGGCTTCCGCGCCTTCATCCCGTACACCTACCAGCCCGAGAACAACCACCTGAAGGGCCAGACCCAGGCGACCCTCTTCGAGTACCTGCGCATGATCGCGATCGCGCGCATCTTCCTCGACAACGTCGCCCACATCCAGGGTTCGTGGCTGACCACCGGCAAGGAGATCGGCCAACTGTCGCTGCACTACGGCGCGGACGACCTCGGCTCGATCATGCTGGAGGAGAACGTGGTCTCCTCGGCCGGCGCCAAGCACCGCTCCAACCGCCAGGAGATCATCGACCTGATCCGCAAGGCGGGCCGGGTCCCGGCGCAGCGCGCGACGACGTACGAGCACCTGGTCGTCCACGACGACCCGGCCAACGACCCGGTCGACGACCGCGTCGTCTCGCACCTCTCCTCGACGGCCATCGAGGGCGGCACCGCCCACCCGGAACTGAAGCTCATCGACGCCAACTGA
- a CDS encoding NADH-quinone oxidoreductase subunit C codes for MSEPTNPPNPDAPTEAVPAQRDDTGEVIATRRGMFGANNGGDTSGYGGLVRTVRLPGASTRPYGGPGATGGTSRSSEVESGGGYGDFDEIADELEGALDERGLVPGNVIDKTVVDRGELTFHVQREFLPAVARTLRDDPALRFELCTGVSGVHYPDDTGRELHAVYHLRSITHNRLLRLEVAVPDADRHLPSIVAVYPTNDWHERETYDFFGLIFDGHPALTRIMMPDDWQGFPQRKDYPLGGIPVEYKGAQIPAPDQRRSYT; via the coding sequence GTGAGCGAGCCGACGAACCCCCCGAACCCGGACGCCCCCACGGAGGCCGTCCCGGCGCAGCGCGACGACACCGGCGAGGTGATCGCCACCCGCCGCGGGATGTTCGGCGCCAACAACGGCGGGGACACCTCCGGTTACGGCGGGCTGGTCCGCACCGTCCGCCTGCCCGGGGCCAGCACCCGGCCGTACGGCGGGCCGGGCGCCACTGGGGGCACCTCCCGGTCGAGCGAAGTCGAGAGTGGGGGAGGCTACGGCGACTTCGACGAGATCGCCGACGAGTTGGAGGGCGCCCTCGACGAACGGGGCCTGGTGCCCGGGAACGTCATCGACAAGACCGTCGTCGACCGCGGCGAACTCACCTTCCACGTCCAGCGGGAGTTCCTGCCGGCGGTGGCCCGGACCCTGCGCGACGACCCCGCGCTCCGCTTCGAGTTGTGCACCGGCGTCAGCGGCGTCCACTACCCCGACGACACCGGCCGCGAGCTGCACGCCGTCTACCACCTGCGCTCGATCACCCACAACCGGCTGCTCCGGCTGGAGGTCGCGGTCCCCGACGCCGACCGGCACCTGCCGTCGATCGTGGCCGTCTACCCGACCAACGACTGGCACGAGCGCGAGACCTACGACTTCTTCGGCCTGATCTTCGACGGGCATCCGGCGCTCACGCGGATCATGATGCCGGACGACTGGCAGGGCTTCCCGCAGCGCAAGGACTACCCCCTCGGCGGCATCCCCGTCGAGTACAAGGGCGCGCAGATCCCGGCTCCCGACCAGCGGAGGTCGTACACCTGA
- the nuoF gene encoding NADH-quinone oxidoreductase subunit NuoF → MTVAAEFGGASRPHPQGATSPEKVLAPVLSAFWDEPESWTLGTYLRHEGYEGARKALAMAPDDVIAYVKDSGLRGRGGAGFPTGMKWQFIPQGDGKPHYLVVNADESEPGTCKDIPLLFANPHALIEGIVIAAHAIRSNHAFIYLRGEVVPVLRRLHEAVREAYAAGFLGKGVLGSGLDLDVTVHAGAGAYICGEETALLDSLEGRRGQPRLRPPFPAVAGLYACPTVVNNVESIASVPAILNKGKDWFRTMGSEKSPGFTLYSLSGHVANPGQYEGPLGITLRQLLDLSGGMRPGHRLKFWTPGGSSTPMFTDEHLDVPLDYEGVGAAGSMLGTKALQCFDETTCVVRAVTRWTEFYAHESCGKCTPCREGTYWLVQLLRDLEAGRGRPEDLDKLADIADNINGKSFCALGDGAASPIFSSLQYFRAEYEEHITGKGCPFDPAKSTLWADNDAHLGVNA, encoded by the coding sequence ATGACCGTGGCAGCCGAGTTCGGCGGGGCCTCCCGGCCGCACCCCCAGGGAGCCACCAGCCCGGAGAAGGTCCTCGCCCCCGTCCTGTCCGCCTTCTGGGACGAGCCCGAGTCCTGGACGCTGGGGACCTATCTGCGCCACGAGGGCTACGAGGGCGCCCGGAAGGCGCTGGCCATGGCCCCGGACGACGTCATCGCCTACGTCAAGGACTCCGGGCTCCGCGGCCGCGGCGGCGCCGGCTTCCCGACCGGGATGAAGTGGCAGTTCATCCCGCAGGGCGACGGCAAGCCGCACTATCTCGTCGTCAACGCCGACGAGTCGGAGCCCGGGACGTGCAAGGACATCCCGCTGCTCTTCGCCAATCCGCACGCCCTCATCGAGGGCATCGTGATCGCGGCGCATGCCATCCGGTCGAACCATGCCTTCATCTATCTCCGCGGTGAGGTGGTGCCCGTCCTGCGCCGGCTGCACGAGGCCGTGCGCGAGGCGTACGCGGCGGGCTTCCTCGGCAAGGGCGTCCTCGGCTCGGGCCTCGATCTGGACGTCACGGTGCACGCCGGTGCCGGCGCGTACATCTGCGGTGAGGAAACCGCCCTGTTGGACTCCCTGGAGGGCCGTCGCGGCCAACCCCGTCTGCGCCCCCCCTTCCCCGCGGTGGCCGGCCTCTACGCCTGCCCCACTGTGGTGAACAACGTCGAATCCATCGCTTCGGTTCCCGCGATCCTCAACAAGGGCAAGGACTGGTTCAGGACGATGGGCAGCGAGAAGTCCCCGGGCTTCACGCTCTACTCGCTCAGCGGCCACGTCGCCAACCCGGGCCAGTACGAGGGCCCGTTGGGCATCACCCTGCGCCAACTGCTGGACCTCAGCGGGGGGATGCGCCCCGGTCACCGGCTGAAGTTCTGGACGCCGGGCGGCTCCTCGACCCCGATGTTCACTGACGAGCACCTCGACGTCCCGCTCGACTACGAGGGCGTCGGCGCGGCCGGCTCGATGCTGGGCACCAAGGCGCTGCAGTGCTTCGACGAGACCACCTGCGTGGTCCGGGCGGTCACCCGCTGGACCGAGTTCTACGCCCACGAGTCCTGCGGCAAGTGCACGCCGTGCCGTGAAGGGACCTACTGGCTGGTGCAGTTGCTCCGGGACCTGGAGGCCGGCCGGGGCCGGCCGGAGGACCTCGACAAGCTCGCCGACATCGCCGACAACATCAACGGCAAGTCCTTCTGCGCCCTCGGCGACGGCGCCGCCTCGCCGATCTTCTCCTCGCTGCAGTACTTCCGCGCGGAGTACGAGGAGCACATCACCGGCAAGGGCTGCCCCTTCGACCCCGCCAAGTCGACCCTCTGGGCCGACAACGACGCTCACCTGGGGGTGAACGCATGA
- a CDS encoding C40 family peptidase produces MSPNALIPSHRKPRRSASSRALRAGVTGGFLTLAVTGATVPANAAEKPVSETQEMPTITAALATSAAKSADAAQQAAYNYERQALQDATEAKADEAAGKAKAAAEKKAKAEAEAKKAAEEARQEKEAAQARASRSETRSALSAVSDSSSSSSSSHATGSAASLVSFLKSQLGKAYVLGSSGPSSYDCSGLTQAAFSQIGIDLPRVSQSQSTTGTQVGLGNLQVGDILYWGSAGSAYHVAVYVGNGNFIGAQNPSTGIVERPLSYDMPTGAVRVL; encoded by the coding sequence ATGTCCCCGAACGCACTCATACCCAGCCACCGGAAGCCCCGCCGCTCCGCGTCCTCGCGGGCCCTGCGTGCGGGCGTGACCGGTGGCTTCCTCACCCTCGCGGTGACCGGCGCGACCGTGCCGGCCAACGCCGCTGAGAAGCCCGTCTCCGAAACCCAGGAGATGCCCACCATCACCGCGGCGCTGGCCACCAGCGCCGCCAAGAGCGCCGACGCCGCCCAGCAGGCCGCGTACAACTACGAGCGGCAGGCGCTCCAGGACGCCACGGAGGCCAAGGCCGACGAGGCCGCGGGCAAGGCGAAGGCCGCCGCGGAGAAGAAGGCCAAGGCCGAGGCCGAGGCGAAGAAGGCCGCCGAAGAGGCCCGCCAGGAGAAGGAAGCCGCGCAGGCCCGCGCCTCCCGCTCCGAGACGCGCAGCGCACTGAGCGCCGTCTCCGACTCCTCCTCCTCATCCTCGTCGTCGCACGCGACCGGCAGCGCCGCCTCCCTGGTCTCCTTCCTCAAGTCCCAGCTCGGCAAGGCGTATGTGCTCGGCTCCAGCGGCCCGTCCTCGTACGACTGCTCCGGCCTGACCCAGGCCGCCTTCTCGCAGATCGGCATCGACCTGCCGCGCGTCTCGCAGAGCCAGTCGACCACCGGCACCCAGGTCGGCCTCGGCAACCTCCAGGTCGGCGACATCCTCTACTGGGGCAGTGCCGGCAGCGCCTACCACGTCGCCGTCTACGTCGGGAACGGCAACTTCATCGGCGCCCAGAACCCGAGCACCGGCATCGTCGAGCGCCCGCTCAGCTACGACATGCCCACCGGCGCGGTGCGCGTCCTCTGA
- a CDS encoding NADH-quinone oxidoreductase subunit A translates to MNAYAPILVLGALGAGFAIFSVVMATLIGPRRYNRAKLEAYECGIEPTPHPSGGGRFPIKYYLTAMLFIVFDIEIVFLYPWAVSFDALGLFGLVEMLLFALTVFVAYAYVWRRGGLEWD, encoded by the coding sequence GTGAACGCTTACGCGCCCATCCTCGTACTGGGAGCCCTCGGGGCAGGCTTTGCGATCTTCTCCGTGGTCATGGCCACGCTCATCGGCCCCAGGCGCTACAACCGGGCCAAGCTCGAAGCGTACGAATGCGGAATCGAGCCAACGCCACATCCGTCCGGTGGCGGCCGCTTCCCGATCAAGTACTACCTGACGGCGATGCTCTTCATCGTCTTCGACATCGAGATCGTCTTCCTCTATCCCTGGGCGGTCAGCTTCGACGCCCTGGGACTGTTCGGGCTCGTCGAGATGCTCCTCTTCGCGCTCACCGTCTTCGTCGCCTACGCCTACGTCTGGCGTCGTGGCGGCCTGGAATGGGACTAG
- a CDS encoding imidazolonepropionase-like domain-containing protein, which translates to MLTLHRVRAVRLTAAEDAEPLLGYAVVVDGDRLAAVGPYEELAAAYGTARVREWDGTLAPGRHEPDGAALLEAAYHPDPREAAELGTEPLTGAALAALPMTEARWGASARRGLQRLLAAGTTSLAGPFTRPTVRTAVHRSGLRETVTPARAPQGAPRRLTPGAPADFAVFAPDGTCLATVLAGRLLHRRR; encoded by the coding sequence ATGCTGACGCTGCATCGAGTACGAGCCGTCCGGCTCACCGCCGCCGAGGACGCCGAGCCGCTCCTCGGGTACGCGGTCGTCGTCGACGGCGACCGGTTGGCCGCCGTCGGCCCGTACGAGGAACTGGCGGCGGCCTACGGCACGGCCCGGGTCCGGGAGTGGGACGGGACGCTGGCCCCGGGGCGCCACGAACCGGACGGCGCGGCGCTGTTGGAGGCCGCCTACCACCCCGATCCGCGCGAGGCCGCCGAACTGGGCACCGAGCCGCTGACCGGCGCGGCGCTGGCCGCCCTCCCCATGACCGAGGCCCGCTGGGGTGCCAGCGCCCGGCGCGGCCTCCAGCGCCTGCTGGCCGCCGGCACCACCAGCCTCGCCGGCCCGTTCACCCGCCCCACGGTCCGCACGGCGGTCCACCGCTCCGGCCTCCGCGAAACCGTCACCCCCGCCCGAGCGCCCCAGGGCGCACCGCGCCGCCTCACCCCCGGCGCCCCGGCTGACTTCGCCGTCTTCGCCCCGGACGGCACCTGCCTGGCCACCGTCCTCGCCGGCCGCCTCCTCCACCGCCGCCGCTGA
- a CDS encoding D-alanyl-D-alanine carboxypeptidase family protein: MKIGIKGIRGIKDIRRASAVAVTTGAVLTAGAFGSQAQAAALPTPTITAAGGFVMNNGTGSTLFAKAADTRRSTGSTTKIMTARVVLAQKNLNLDSKVTIQKAYSDYIVNNNWASSAHLIVGDKVTVRQLLYGLMLPSGCDAAYALADKFGAGSTRDARVKSFIGQMNTTAKNLGMKNTHFDSFDGIGRGTNYSTPRDLTKLASNAMKFSTFRTVVGTTSTKQKVTTSNGGYRYMSWTNTNNLLSSYKGTIGVKTGSGPEAKYCLVFAATRGGKTVIGTVLASPNLNNRTADAKKLMDYAFKK, from the coding sequence TTGAAAATCGGCATCAAAGGCATCAGGGGCATCAAGGACATCCGGCGCGCTTCCGCCGTGGCCGTCACCACCGGAGCCGTCCTGACCGCCGGGGCGTTCGGCTCCCAGGCGCAGGCCGCCGCCCTCCCGACCCCCACGATCACCGCCGCGGGCGGCTTCGTGATGAACAACGGCACCGGCTCGACGCTGTTCGCCAAGGCCGCGGACACCCGCCGGTCCACCGGCTCCACCACCAAGATCATGACGGCCCGGGTGGTGCTGGCCCAGAAGAACCTCAACCTGGATTCCAAGGTCACGATCCAGAAGGCGTACAGCGACTACATCGTCAACAACAACTGGGCCTCGTCAGCCCACTTGATCGTCGGCGACAAGGTGACGGTGCGTCAGCTCCTTTACGGGCTGATGCTCCCGTCCGGCTGCGACGCCGCCTACGCGCTGGCCGACAAGTTCGGCGCCGGCTCGACCCGCGACGCCCGGGTGAAGTCGTTCATCGGCCAGATGAACACCACCGCCAAGAACCTCGGGATGAAGAACACCCACTTCGACTCGTTCGACGGAATAGGGCGTGGCACGAACTACTCGACGCCGCGCGACCTGACCAAGCTGGCCAGCAACGCGATGAAGTTCTCCACCTTCCGCACGGTCGTGGGCACCACGTCCACCAAGCAGAAGGTCACCACGAGCAACGGCGGCTACCGCTACATGTCGTGGACCAACACCAACAACCTGCTCAGCAGCTACAAGGGCACCATCGGCGTGAAGACCGGTTCGGGCCCGGAGGCCAAGTACTGCCTGGTCTTCGCCGCCACCCGCGGCGGCAAGACCGTCATCGGCACGGTGCTCGCCTCCCCGAACCTGAACAACCGCACCGCCGACGCCAAGAAGCTCATGGACTACGCCTTCAAGAAGTAG
- a CDS encoding NADH-quinone oxidoreductase subunit D, with translation MSTPSQTSRATPRDTTEGPVYTVTGGDWDEIAAAAATSDDERIIVNMGPQHPSTHGVLRLILEIDGETVTEARCGIGYLHTGIEKNLEFRTWTQGTTFVTRMDYLTPFFNETAYCLAVEKLLGITDDVPDRATVIRVLLMELNRLSSHLVCIATGGMELGATTIMIYGFRDRELILDIYELITGLRMNHAYVRPGGLAQDLPPGAVEQIRAFVKKMRKNLVEYDKLATGNPVFKARMEGIGYLDLAGCMATGATGPVLRSAGLPHDLRKAQPYCGYEEYDFEVPTADTCDAYGRFLIRLEEMRQSLRIVEQCLDRLEPGPVMVADKKIAWPAQLALGPDGLGNSLDHIKKIMGTSMEALIHHFKLVTEGFRVPPGQTYAAVESPKGELGVHAVSDGGTRPYRVHFRDPSFTNLQAMAAMCEGGQVADVIVAVASIDPVMGGVDR, from the coding sequence ATGAGCACTCCCAGCCAGACGTCCCGCGCAACCCCCCGCGATACCACCGAGGGCCCCGTCTACACCGTCACCGGTGGCGACTGGGACGAGATCGCCGCGGCCGCCGCCACGTCCGACGACGAGCGGATCATCGTCAACATGGGGCCGCAGCACCCCTCCACCCACGGCGTGCTCCGGCTGATCCTGGAGATCGACGGCGAGACCGTCACCGAGGCGCGCTGCGGCATCGGTTACCTCCACACCGGCATCGAGAAGAACCTCGAATTCCGGACCTGGACGCAGGGCACCACCTTCGTGACGCGGATGGATTACCTGACGCCCTTCTTCAACGAGACGGCGTACTGCCTGGCGGTGGAGAAGCTGCTCGGCATCACCGACGACGTCCCGGACAGGGCCACCGTGATCCGGGTGCTGCTGATGGAGCTCAACCGGCTCTCCTCGCACCTGGTGTGCATCGCCACCGGCGGCATGGAGCTGGGCGCCACCACGATCATGATCTACGGCTTCCGGGACCGGGAGTTGATCCTCGACATCTACGAGTTGATCACCGGCCTGCGGATGAACCACGCCTACGTCCGTCCCGGCGGCCTCGCCCAGGACCTGCCGCCCGGCGCCGTCGAGCAGATCCGCGCCTTCGTCAAGAAGATGCGCAAGAACCTCGTCGAGTACGACAAGTTGGCCACCGGCAACCCGGTCTTCAAGGCCCGCATGGAGGGCATCGGCTATCTCGACCTGGCCGGTTGCATGGCCACCGGCGCTACCGGCCCGGTCTTGCGCTCGGCCGGACTGCCGCACGACCTGCGCAAGGCGCAGCCGTACTGCGGATACGAGGAGTACGACTTCGAGGTGCCGACGGCCGACACCTGCGACGCCTACGGCCGGTTCCTGATCCGGCTGGAGGAGATGCGGCAGTCGCTGCGGATCGTCGAACAGTGCCTGGACCGGCTGGAGCCGGGGCCGGTGATGGTCGCCGACAAGAAGATCGCCTGGCCCGCCCAGCTCGCCCTCGGCCCGGACGGTCTCGGCAACTCCCTCGACCACATCAAGAAGATCATGGGCACCTCGATGGAGGCCCTGATCCACCACTTCAAGCTGGTGACGGAGGGCTTCAGGGTCCCGCCGGGACAGACGTACGCCGCCGTCGAGTCGCCCAAGGGCGAGCTGGGCGTGCACGCGGTCAGCGACGGCGGCACCCGCCCCTACCGGGTGCACTTCCGCGACCCCTCCTTCACCAACCTGCAGGCCATGGCAGCGATGTGTGAGGGCGGCCAGGTCGCCGACGTCATCGTCGCCGTCGCGTCCATCGACCCCGTGATGGGAGGCGTCGACCGGTGA
- a CDS encoding NuoB/complex I 20 kDa subunit family protein: MGLEEKLPSGFLLTTVEQAAGWVRKSSVFPATFGLACCAIEMMTTGAGRYDLARFGMEVFRGSPRQADLMIVAGRVSQKMAPVLRQVYDQMPSPKWVISMGVCASSGGMFNNYAIVQGVDHIVPVDIYLPGCPPRPEMLMDAILKLHKKIQAGKLGVNAVQAARDEEAAALRALPLIEMDRSAETSCRSEKKGLLR, from the coding sequence ATGGGACTGGAAGAGAAGCTGCCCAGCGGCTTTTTGCTGACCACTGTCGAGCAGGCCGCGGGCTGGGTGCGCAAGTCCTCGGTCTTCCCGGCGACCTTCGGACTGGCCTGCTGTGCCATCGAGATGATGACCACCGGCGCCGGGCGCTACGACCTGGCCCGCTTCGGCATGGAGGTCTTCCGCGGCTCCCCGCGGCAGGCCGACCTGATGATCGTGGCCGGCCGGGTCAGCCAGAAGATGGCGCCCGTCCTGCGGCAGGTCTATGACCAGATGCCGAGCCCGAAGTGGGTGATCTCCATGGGGGTTTGCGCCTCCTCGGGCGGCATGTTCAACAACTACGCGATCGTGCAGGGCGTCGACCACATCGTCCCCGTCGACATTTATCTACCGGGCTGCCCGCCGCGTCCCGAGATGCTCATGGACGCCATCCTCAAGCTCCACAAGAAGATCCAGGCCGGGAAGCTCGGGGTCAACGCGGTGCAGGCGGCGCGCGACGAGGAGGCGGCGGCGCTCAGGGCGCTCCCGCTGATCGAGATGGACCGCTCCGCCGAGACGTCCTGCCGGTCAGAGAAGAAGGGGCTGCTGCGGTGA